One segment of Saccharospirillaceae bacterium DNA contains the following:
- the glnE gene encoding bifunctional [glutamate--ammonia ligase]-adenylyl-L-tyrosine phosphorylase/[glutamate--ammonia-ligase] adenylyltransferase produces the protein MNDLLLPLWQTQQAQLTDIGARFGLDWPGLWDELSETQQQQAQRVLTLSSFVAESLPKDAAFFTDIIRSDAISQPLSRAQISAWLDELATEANSDDTPTSKKEELWHVALRKLRRRAMVQIIWRDQLRLASTLQTTRALSDLADECVSRSIDFIGQLLQQRHGAPIGKTSGEEQQLLVLGMGKLGAYELNLSSDIDLIFTYPQSGDTTGPKVITNQEYFIKLGQKLILALDKTTIDGFVFRTDMRLRPYGQSGPLVMNFASMEEYYQNQGRDWERYAMVKARVMTGETNEHAQELLNILRPFTYRAYIDYSAFESLRSMKAMINAEVRRRGLEMNVKLGPGGIREVEFIVQAFQLIRGGQDDQLQTRELLKVLDILAADGYLPAGACDELKKAYVFLRDSEHAIQALNDEQTQQLPVDDINQLRVAWSLGFDDWSNYIVALDAHREKVKFHFAQIVAAEEEDEQSQQEEHTWLDLWHGELHGSAEEAFLQQHPCINSDAVCERLSQFRDSKAVAMMQQIGRERLDALMPLLLKELWSNKNPVNTLERVIPLLEAVLRRTAYLVLLKENPQALTQLVKLCGASVWVAEYIAKTPLLLDELLVPESLYRLPEKKELAEELDLRLLRIDEDDLEQQMEQLRQFVRAHKLRAAACEVMDALPLMKVSDYLTYLAEVVVNKVMWLSWQQMVAKYGYPTNADKEPVTEPEFAVIGYGKVGGLELSYSSDLDLVFLHSSTPNRYTNGDRSQDNGVFYTRMGQRMIHIMTTQTRSGDLYEVDMRLRPSGNSGMIVASMKAFDEYQQKHAWTWEHQALVRARAVCGSDDTIHQYQEIRQQILSQPRELETLQKDVRDMRQKMRDHLGVEKGGEDAKNSQAEGKYHLKQDKGGIVDIEFIVQYGVLANVQQHPSLLTYTDNMRILDGFAETGLMAVEDTEKLQGIYLNYRAESHRRALQKEKLVLDVDAQQQLNIAEQKAEVIRLWDKWLE, from the coding sequence ATGAATGATCTGCTGCTTCCCCTCTGGCAAACCCAACAAGCCCAGCTCACTGATATTGGTGCACGCTTTGGCCTTGATTGGCCCGGACTGTGGGACGAGTTGTCGGAAACTCAGCAGCAACAGGCGCAGCGGGTACTCACCCTCAGTTCGTTTGTGGCCGAGTCTCTGCCAAAAGACGCGGCTTTTTTTACTGATATTATTCGCAGCGATGCCATCAGTCAGCCACTGAGCCGGGCTCAGATCAGCGCCTGGCTGGATGAACTGGCCACCGAAGCCAACAGCGACGACACACCCACTTCGAAAAAAGAAGAATTGTGGCATGTCGCTCTGCGTAAATTACGTCGCCGTGCCATGGTGCAGATTATCTGGCGCGATCAGCTGCGCTTAGCCTCCACCCTGCAAACCACCCGGGCGTTGTCCGATCTGGCGGATGAATGTGTATCACGCTCCATCGACTTTATTGGCCAGCTATTGCAGCAACGCCACGGCGCACCGATCGGTAAAACCAGCGGCGAGGAACAACAACTGCTTGTACTCGGCATGGGTAAACTCGGAGCGTATGAATTAAATCTGAGTTCCGACATTGACCTGATTTTTACTTATCCACAAAGTGGCGACACCACCGGCCCGAAGGTGATCACCAATCAGGAATATTTTATTAAGCTCGGCCAGAAACTGATTCTGGCGCTGGATAAAACCACCATCGACGGTTTTGTGTTCCGCACCGATATGCGCCTGCGGCCTTATGGTCAGAGTGGTCCACTGGTGATGAACTTCGCTTCGATGGAAGAGTACTACCAGAATCAAGGCCGTGACTGGGAAAGGTACGCCATGGTCAAAGCTCGGGTTATGACCGGCGAAACTAACGAGCACGCTCAGGAACTGTTGAACATTCTGCGTCCGTTTACCTACCGCGCTTACATCGACTACAGCGCGTTTGAGTCATTACGTTCTATGAAAGCCATGATCAACGCTGAGGTGCGTCGTCGTGGTTTAGAGATGAACGTCAAACTTGGTCCGGGCGGCATTCGTGAAGTCGAATTTATCGTGCAGGCGTTCCAGTTAATTCGCGGTGGTCAGGACGATCAACTGCAAACCCGCGAGTTATTAAAGGTTCTGGATATTCTTGCCGCCGATGGTTACTTACCAGCTGGCGCCTGCGACGAACTGAAAAAAGCGTATGTCTTCCTGCGTGACAGCGAACACGCCATTCAGGCATTAAACGATGAACAAACTCAGCAACTACCGGTCGATGATATTAATCAGCTTAGGGTTGCCTGGTCGCTCGGGTTTGATGACTGGTCAAATTATATTGTTGCTCTGGATGCTCATCGGGAGAAGGTAAAGTTTCACTTTGCGCAAATTGTTGCCGCCGAGGAAGAAGACGAACAATCCCAACAGGAAGAACATACCTGGCTGGATTTATGGCACGGCGAATTACACGGCAGTGCTGAAGAAGCGTTTTTACAGCAGCACCCCTGTATCAACTCGGATGCCGTTTGCGAACGATTAAGCCAATTCCGGGATTCCAAAGCCGTCGCAATGATGCAACAAATTGGCCGCGAGCGCCTTGATGCATTAATGCCATTGTTATTAAAAGAACTGTGGTCGAATAAAAATCCAGTGAACACATTAGAGCGTGTTATTCCTCTGCTGGAAGCGGTATTACGTCGAACTGCGTACCTGGTGTTATTAAAAGAAAACCCTCAGGCATTAACTCAGCTGGTTAAGCTGTGCGGCGCGTCGGTTTGGGTGGCGGAATATATTGCTAAAACACCGCTGCTTCTGGATGAATTATTGGTTCCGGAAAGTCTGTATCGTCTGCCAGAAAAAAAAGAACTGGCGGAAGAATTGGATCTGCGTTTATTACGCATCGACGAAGACGACCTTGAACAACAAATGGAACAGCTGCGTCAGTTTGTGCGCGCACATAAATTACGTGCGGCGGCCTGTGAAGTGATGGACGCTCTGCCGTTAATGAAGGTCAGTGATTATCTGACTTATTTAGCGGAAGTGGTTGTGAATAAAGTCATGTGGTTGTCGTGGCAACAGATGGTCGCCAAATACGGTTATCCAACCAACGCTGATAAAGAGCCGGTTACCGAGCCGGAATTTGCCGTGATTGGTTACGGTAAAGTCGGTGGTTTAGAGCTGAGTTACAGCTCCGATCTCGATCTGGTTTTCTTACACAGTTCTACGCCAAACCGTTATACCAATGGTGATCGCAGCCAGGATAACGGTGTGTTTTACACCCGCATGGGTCAGCGCATGATTCATATCATGACCACACAAACCCGCTCCGGTGATTTGTACGAAGTGGATATGCGCCTGCGTCCGTCCGGTAACTCCGGCATGATTGTGGCGTCGATGAAAGCCTTTGATGAATACCAGCAGAAGCATGCCTGGACCTGGGAGCATCAGGCGCTGGTTCGTGCCCGTGCGGTGTGCGGCAGCGACGATACTATTCATCAGTATCAGGAAATTCGTCAGCAGATTTTATCCCAGCCACGCGAACTGGAAACACTACAGAAAGACGTACGCGACATGCGTCAGAAAATGCGCGACCACTTAGGTGTTGAGAAAGGGGGCGAAGACGCTAAAAACTCTCAGGCCGAAGGTAAATATCATCTGAAGCAGGATAAAGGCGGCATTGTTGATATCGAGTTTATTGTGCAGTATGGCGTGCTGGCGAATGTACAGCAGCATCCGTCGCTACTGACTTATACCGATAATATGCGCATTCTCGATGGCTTTGCTGAGACCGGTTTAATGGCGGTGGAGGATACTGAGAAGCTACAGGGGATTTATCTGAATTACCGAGCGGAGTCGCACCGTCGCGCGTTGCAGAAAGAGAAGTTGGTGTTGGATGTGGACGCTCAGCAACAGTTGAATATTGCTGAGCAGAAGGCGGAAGTGATTCGTTTATGGGATAAGTGGCTGGAGTAA
- a CDS encoding FG-GAP-like repeat-containing protein, whose product MIRYILSSLIAFSAVSSADVVENLSGSPVNSQGKLSYTVPLDIPASLNSLKPDLSVKYSQGSGKGTLGAGFHLSVGSSISRCAPKKNNGDIQGGITTNTSATYCLDGAQLVQHSGNEYRTYINSKNKIVSSGGIASPNHWTVYAADGFIYRYDLPVSSNVSEHNKVWQLTSKKDRFNNQITYIYNNSGDRLNTIQYPGFEISLNYKASTATQKLYSNGKVKTIGKLLDYLLVKKGNSNLYKYNFRYQSYQGYQAVATDRLMGIKKCYLVGTEECTRELTFEYKQVDGSFINENPAGSDVTNILTAADLRKHYPADSKEGMAAYHTVDLDNKYGEDICFYSDQDTLVCSMAQGNGMFAFDEDMSDAFGYNKSHFDYYSALNFSDINGDGYADLCIADDSGIKCAINNKSGKLKAPAYISTGLNHETGYQLADVNRDGLADLCGASETEFFCYANNGGGSYSSTKIVLSSSSFAKEYQVYTPYLDEDERKFKYIAPSLMDMNGDQIPDLCSVSNSQFQCRAGQYSSTNQLLIATSPAQSVSIYRVIPDEFDTKFTSVDLDVRSPNGKYFLAKEISNKFPAYRKTNERITLTTRFQDVNSDGLVDLCYDYDGEFSCHLNTETGFTEKKYKTTYSSLIAGLDRNTTLSIISSLNFSDINTDGYPDLCLMKQDRQYCSYNNGSDFSEFAVRLRIVSDAAVITSNTEVFQNYIRARLNNHTRFINNNAVNVYGRAFYRADVGTDGRNEMCMRTINGIDCHTNEQQSYNGLLEKVTDAFGNQTRFEYKNARQGIYSESSDSLDDYIRIYPQGLLLSAMQIDSGVGAPDNNWETVSYNYKDFAYNPKTYESGFKYISQSSDLKKKSQTTELYLKQHLVGKTRKVTEYLNDVKIQEVQHDFVASAFSKGVDTRLLSTTTVNYDPESPSTIIRTSTRTFSEFDGYGYAKEITEIKAAANQVKKETTSIVFDHDSENWILGKPESQTVTHELTGATNQTKKVNFEYYPSTMALHKQIFEKDTDYEKEIEFEYYSNGLVKNERITGLVNDTDKQTRTSSYTYSTIGQKLTVTNPLNQTVRSEYHAMCMAVEKEYDINDRLLVTHKYDNHCRRYESILLSGDTVYYGLSWDHGVTERPASAIYTNNIILVASESTASGKYKAVYKDRTGRTVKEISTVAKTSSTTTQSATYNYFNNKGQLVANSLPVKIVSGSSEHVNWVTHGYDDFLRQTTVTAKAPDKRDATRTTDYHGLKTTVTFNGKTKKSSVGVLGKAISKTEFGKTVHFSYTAMGELSDTVQNNDENTRITIQYDEYGFKTKQIDPSAGTWEYKYNAFGELYWQKDAEANITVNEYDVAGRLHKRTTKEGVSNWVFHDSGNGNGELDYTNAPDGVKRSYTYDAKGRVSDEYLYLNNKEKNRTHYVYDNYSRLITSEYNKNSEKSEMITPVKKNYDLAGRISQVLMPANKLKSYDYKAIENQYVSVINQIADIDRKISSIEYRIKYHAQAITKYSSKVSEYKRLTISVQPNLKPIQDLIDRHKNTLDRYSRTLEDIMEKVGRYGGLSSDKKYEYQGYNSSSQTHTFAYRECAKTVVRAFFFKRCSRYESGAFGISRDDFKVLDSNSLYGPDACQTRKSRWSLSRKILDRYDYYHVRRGVVPGGRSGPQNGLIYTVCNKTKLKFNVADIFLKMAQHYRTLVTNETNMIRHLEDTKSKVSKDKLTVLKETVKYRDSWAPVSISPLVLVPVKVPYDAREAVIMERQEALEYYQGRIAHYEALAKPHTDTKIELSAEKAITEASAKTLKDAKKALLKNIESFTSLALLKDGAEKQQQLSDSDLVVWAALNYDAQGRLKDELFGNGLITRRAVNSETTMVDTITTAKVDGTKLSELDYAYTTEGNLDEKTDNIRNLTESYTYSDNQLDTWTISLNNSQIMSRDYDYDSLGNITQKSSSLNSYVYETSGKPYRLSSFGNKTVSYDNKGFITSGNGRSYSWTSFGKPLSISYQGKITAFKYDSGNSRTVKTDSQGTTYYISSGYEQLHKPNGDIVHRYHIKNGYQTVSTIERFEYAEAVKAGEADTRQQDKVSYYARDILGSGVLITGSRGEVLKHRQYTPYGEAVDISSLNSRQTLETDSAVTEFLNSQQDAVALAEQELNVDAKLLGRVLSVTSVKDQLKGFTAHEELADVGLVHMNARLYDPVLGRFVSPDSVIPDAGKPLAYNRYAYVYNNPALASDPSGHFPWAVIGAAMYFTASHAYSDSPVHHIASTVLLAIAIGKWDALVGYSPGLIAGGTTLVTSAAVSGRIGPAEMRSAAFSAIGAELTKGIGHGGTNGGPLFGEGNWHITALAHGVAQGTLGWISNDNFWTGFVSGVASHVSGHFAGQYIGGNDVGNYFARSAVAVTTSALLSGATGGDAMQAAMTATLVHLFNYEGKGCGQMCRKRRHPKEDRLVILTVEGDIPGTAIFNLLFKPETPLPTGGEYAVGVLEYAEGGAKPYEKPNIEYDFGGGGARGLIAFDIKSPDSALTTNFVYGLGFRLHHDSSGAISGVGFAVGFSGKSGFFPSQYNKLEISHGATVLE is encoded by the coding sequence ATGATTCGTTACATCTTGTCATCACTTATTGCCTTTTCTGCCGTTTCATCCGCAGACGTTGTGGAAAATCTGAGTGGCTCACCTGTTAATTCGCAAGGCAAGCTGAGCTATACCGTGCCTCTCGACATTCCTGCTTCGCTTAACAGCTTGAAGCCAGACTTATCAGTGAAATACTCTCAGGGTAGCGGCAAAGGGACTCTGGGGGCTGGCTTCCATTTATCTGTTGGCTCATCCATTAGCCGATGTGCACCAAAGAAGAATAATGGAGATATTCAAGGGGGGATAACAACGAATACCAGTGCGACTTATTGCCTGGATGGAGCGCAGTTAGTCCAGCACTCTGGTAATGAATATCGTACCTATATAAACAGTAAAAATAAGATCGTTTCTTCAGGAGGTATCGCATCACCAAATCATTGGACTGTATACGCCGCGGACGGCTTTATCTATCGCTATGATCTGCCTGTCTCAAGTAATGTTTCTGAGCACAATAAGGTTTGGCAGCTAACCAGTAAAAAGGACAGATTTAATAACCAGATCACCTATATATACAACAACTCCGGAGACCGTCTGAATACGATCCAGTATCCTGGGTTCGAAATCTCTCTGAACTATAAAGCCAGTACAGCAACTCAAAAGTTATACAGCAACGGAAAGGTTAAAACGATAGGTAAGTTACTGGACTACCTACTGGTAAAAAAAGGTAACTCGAACCTGTATAAATATAACTTTCGTTATCAGAGCTATCAAGGCTACCAGGCGGTAGCGACAGATCGATTGATGGGGATAAAAAAATGTTATCTGGTTGGCACTGAGGAGTGTACACGAGAACTAACGTTTGAATATAAGCAAGTGGACGGTTCTTTCATCAATGAAAACCCGGCAGGCTCAGATGTAACCAATATACTAACAGCAGCTGACTTAAGAAAACACTACCCTGCTGACTCTAAAGAAGGGATGGCTGCTTACCATACAGTTGATCTGGACAATAAATATGGTGAGGACATCTGCTTTTATTCCGATCAAGACACCTTAGTATGCTCAATGGCTCAGGGGAATGGAATGTTTGCCTTTGATGAGGATATGTCTGATGCTTTTGGCTATAACAAAAGCCACTTCGATTACTACAGTGCTTTGAACTTCAGTGATATTAATGGTGATGGGTACGCAGACTTATGTATCGCTGACGATAGCGGTATCAAATGTGCGATTAATAATAAATCTGGCAAACTTAAAGCTCCTGCCTACATTTCAACCGGGCTTAATCACGAAACTGGTTATCAGTTGGCTGATGTAAACAGAGATGGTTTGGCTGACTTATGTGGTGCATCTGAAACAGAGTTCTTCTGTTACGCCAACAATGGTGGAGGTAGCTACTCGTCAACCAAAATAGTGTTGTCTTCTTCATCCTTTGCTAAAGAGTATCAGGTTTATACACCTTACTTGGACGAAGATGAGAGAAAGTTCAAATATATCGCTCCATCTCTTATGGACATGAATGGTGACCAGATTCCAGATTTATGTAGTGTCTCGAATAGCCAGTTCCAGTGTCGGGCTGGTCAGTACTCTTCCACAAATCAGCTATTGATAGCAACGTCGCCAGCGCAGTCTGTGTCGATATATCGAGTTATTCCTGATGAATTTGATACTAAATTTACTAGCGTAGATTTAGATGTACGCAGCCCTAATGGGAAGTACTTTCTGGCAAAAGAGATTAGCAATAAGTTCCCTGCCTATAGAAAAACAAATGAACGTATTACACTGACGACCCGTTTTCAGGATGTGAATTCAGATGGTCTGGTTGATTTGTGTTATGACTACGATGGTGAATTCTCATGTCATTTGAATACTGAGACAGGTTTTACCGAAAAAAAATATAAAACCACTTATTCCAGTCTTATCGCTGGACTGGATCGAAATACTACTTTATCGATCATAAGTTCTCTGAACTTTTCTGATATTAATACCGATGGTTATCCCGATCTGTGTTTAATGAAACAGGATAGACAGTATTGCTCATATAACAACGGTTCTGACTTTAGTGAGTTTGCAGTTCGATTAAGGATAGTATCCGATGCAGCTGTAATCACCTCGAACACGGAAGTATTTCAGAATTATATTCGGGCTCGATTAAATAATCACACACGCTTTATTAATAACAACGCAGTTAATGTATACGGTCGAGCGTTCTATCGTGCCGATGTTGGTACAGACGGGCGAAACGAAATGTGTATGAGGACTATTAACGGCATCGATTGTCATACTAATGAACAACAAAGCTATAATGGACTACTTGAAAAAGTAACAGATGCTTTTGGTAACCAAACTCGGTTTGAATACAAAAATGCTCGTCAGGGAATTTATTCTGAAAGTTCTGATTCTTTAGACGATTATATTCGGATTTATCCTCAGGGTTTATTGTTATCTGCTATGCAAATAGATTCTGGTGTCGGCGCTCCTGACAATAACTGGGAAACAGTGAGCTATAACTATAAAGACTTTGCATACAACCCGAAAACGTACGAATCTGGATTCAAATATATTTCCCAGAGCTCGGATTTGAAGAAGAAGTCTCAGACAACCGAGTTATACCTAAAGCAACACTTGGTTGGAAAAACTAGGAAAGTCACTGAATATCTGAATGATGTAAAAATTCAGGAAGTTCAACATGACTTTGTTGCCTCAGCGTTTAGTAAAGGGGTTGATACACGCCTTCTTTCAACAACAACAGTAAACTATGACCCTGAAAGCCCAAGCACGATAATACGAACTTCAACCCGTACTTTCTCTGAATTTGATGGCTACGGCTATGCTAAGGAAATCACCGAAATAAAAGCAGCCGCGAACCAGGTTAAGAAAGAAACAACCAGTATTGTATTTGATCACGATTCTGAGAATTGGATATTGGGAAAACCAGAAAGCCAAACCGTAACTCATGAATTAACTGGCGCAACGAATCAAACTAAAAAAGTTAACTTCGAATACTACCCCAGCACAATGGCTCTGCATAAGCAGATCTTCGAGAAAGATACTGACTACGAGAAAGAAATTGAATTTGAGTATTATTCGAATGGTTTAGTGAAAAATGAAAGAATAACTGGCCTAGTTAACGATACGGATAAGCAAACCCGTACCAGTAGTTATACTTATTCTACGATTGGTCAGAAGTTAACTGTGACGAATCCCTTAAATCAAACTGTTCGCTCTGAATATCATGCAATGTGTATGGCAGTAGAAAAGGAATACGATATCAATGATCGCCTTCTGGTAACTCACAAATATGATAACCACTGTCGTCGTTATGAAAGTATCCTATTGTCAGGTGATACCGTTTACTATGGCTTAAGCTGGGATCATGGTGTTACTGAGCGCCCGGCCAGTGCGATTTATACCAACAATATTATTTTAGTTGCCTCTGAGAGTACGGCATCAGGTAAATACAAAGCAGTTTATAAAGATCGCACCGGTCGTACGGTCAAGGAGATTTCGACCGTTGCTAAAACATCTTCTACTACAACTCAGTCTGCGACTTACAACTACTTCAATAATAAAGGTCAGTTGGTAGCGAATTCTCTTCCTGTAAAAATAGTGTCTGGTAGCAGTGAGCACGTTAATTGGGTTACCCATGGCTACGATGACTTTTTACGTCAAACGACTGTCACCGCAAAAGCCCCAGACAAACGCGATGCTACTCGAACAACGGATTATCATGGCTTAAAGACAACAGTTACGTTTAACGGTAAAACCAAGAAGTCCTCTGTTGGTGTGCTAGGCAAAGCGATATCCAAAACAGAGTTTGGAAAAACTGTCCATTTTTCTTATACCGCGATGGGAGAGTTATCCGATACAGTACAAAACAACGACGAAAATACCCGAATCACTATTCAATATGATGAATATGGATTCAAGACTAAGCAGATAGACCCAAGTGCCGGAACCTGGGAATATAAATACAACGCTTTCGGTGAACTTTATTGGCAAAAAGACGCTGAAGCCAATATTACCGTTAACGAATACGATGTTGCTGGTCGTCTGCATAAACGAACCACCAAAGAAGGTGTTTCGAACTGGGTTTTCCATGACAGCGGTAATGGCAATGGTGAATTAGACTACACAAATGCACCTGATGGCGTGAAGCGTTCTTACACTTATGATGCTAAAGGTCGTGTATCTGACGAATACTTATATCTTAATAATAAAGAAAAAAATCGTACTCATTATGTGTACGATAATTATAGTCGATTGATTACATCTGAATACAACAAGAATTCAGAAAAATCTGAGATGATCACACCGGTTAAAAAGAATTACGATTTGGCTGGCCGTATTTCTCAAGTTCTAATGCCAGCGAATAAGTTGAAAAGTTATGACTATAAAGCGATAGAAAATCAGTATGTAAGTGTGATAAATCAAATCGCGGACATTGACAGGAAAATATCTTCAATCGAGTATCGGATTAAATATCACGCCCAGGCTATTACAAAATACTCAAGTAAAGTATCTGAATATAAGAGGCTAACTATTTCAGTTCAGCCAAATTTGAAGCCTATACAAGATTTAATTGATAGACACAAAAATACACTAGATCGATATAGTAGAACCTTAGAAGATATCATGGAAAAGGTCGGACGCTATGGTGGTTTGAGTTCAGATAAAAAATATGAATACCAGGGATACAACTCTTCTAGTCAAACTCATACTTTTGCATATAGAGAATGTGCAAAAACAGTTGTTCGTGCCTTCTTCTTTAAACGTTGCAGTCGATACGAGTCGGGAGCATTTGGTATATCTCGTGACGATTTCAAGGTACTGGATTCAAACTCTCTCTATGGGCCCGACGCTTGCCAAACTAGAAAGTCGCGTTGGAGCTTATCTAGAAAAATTCTTGATAGATATGACTATTATCATGTCAGACGAGGTGTAGTTCCTGGTGGGCGTAGTGGGCCGCAAAATGGTCTAATATACACAGTATGCAATAAGACAAAATTGAAGTTTAATGTAGCTGATATTTTCCTAAAGATGGCACAGCATTACAGGACTTTAGTAACCAATGAAACCAATATGATTAGGCATTTGGAAGATACTAAGTCAAAGGTTTCAAAAGATAAACTGACTGTACTAAAAGAAACTGTCAAATATAGAGATTCCTGGGCTCCTGTCTCCATCTCTCCGTTAGTTCTGGTGCCGGTAAAAGTTCCATATGATGCAAGAGAAGCAGTCATTATGGAGCGCCAGGAAGCACTAGAGTACTATCAAGGCCGTATTGCACACTATGAGGCCTTAGCGAAACCTCATACTGATACAAAGATAGAGCTAAGTGCAGAAAAAGCGATTACCGAGGCCAGTGCCAAAACACTAAAAGATGCTAAAAAAGCACTGCTGAAAAATATCGAGTCTTTTACTTCCCTCGCTCTATTGAAGGATGGTGCTGAAAAACAGCAACAACTCAGTGATTCAGACTTAGTTGTTTGGGCAGCATTGAACTATGATGCACAAGGTCGTTTGAAAGACGAGTTATTTGGTAATGGCCTAATTACACGTCGTGCCGTTAACTCTGAAACCACAATGGTCGACACCATTACCACGGCTAAGGTTGATGGCACAAAATTAAGTGAACTGGATTACGCTTATACCACTGAAGGCAATCTGGACGAAAAAACAGATAACATTCGTAACCTGACCGAGAGTTATACCTACAGTGATAACCAGCTGGATACCTGGACTATCTCGTTAAATAACTCACAGATCATGAGTCGTGATTACGACTACGATAGTTTGGGTAATATTACTCAGAAGTCCTCCTCGCTCAATAGTTACGTTTACGAAACGAGTGGTAAACCTTATCGCCTATCGTCCTTTGGCAATAAAACTGTTTCCTACGATAACAAAGGTTTTATCACCTCGGGTAACGGCCGTAGTTATAGCTGGACAAGTTTTGGTAAACCGTTAAGTATCAGCTACCAGGGCAAAATAACGGCATTTAAGTACGATTCCGGGAACAGCCGTACGGTGAAAACCGATTCTCAGGGAACAACTTATTACATTTCTTCAGGTTATGAGCAGCTGCATAAACCCAATGGTGATATCGTTCATCGCTATCACATTAAGAATGGTTATCAAACGGTTTCTACCATTGAGCGGTTTGAATACGCAGAAGCTGTAAAAGCTGGAGAAGCTGATACTCGTCAGCAGGATAAGGTGTCCTATTATGCACGAGATATCCTCGGTTCAGGTGTGCTGATTACAGGCTCTCGTGGTGAGGTTCTGAAACATCGCCAATACACGCCGTATGGTGAGGCGGTCGATATTTCCAGTCTAAACTCACGCCAGACTTTAGAGACTGATTCGGCAGTCACCGAGTTTCTTAACTCGCAGCAAGATGCAGTCGCGCTGGCCGAGCAAGAGCTGAACGTTGATGCAAAGTTGCTGGGGCGGGTTTTGAGTGTTACCAGCGTAAAAGATCAGCTCAAGGGGTTTACGGCTCATGAAGAGTTGGCTGATGTTGGTCTAGTGCATATGAATGCCCGTTTGTATGACCCTGTGCTTGGACGTTTTGTTAGCCCGGATAGTGTTATCCCGGATGCTGGTAAACCGCTGGCGTATAACCGCTATGCGTATGTATATAATAATCCGGCGCTGGCGTCAGATCCCAGTGGGCATTTTCCTTGGGCAGTGATAGGAGCAGCTATGTATTTTACCGCTTCTCATGCGTATTCAGATAGCCCTGTTCACCATATTGCTTCTACCGTTTTACTCGCTATTGCTATAGGTAAGTGGGATGCGCTTGTTGGCTACAGTCCAGGTTTAATTGCAGGAGGGACTACGCTAGTAACCAGCGCAGCGGTTAGCGGTCGTATAGGCCCGGCTGAAATGCGCTCAGCCGCGTTTTCTGCGATAGGGGCAGAGCTGACTAAAGGAATTGGCCACGGTGGAACAAATGGCGGTCCGTTATTTGGAGAAGGTAACTGGCATATAACGGCGCTCGCACACGGTGTTGCTCAGGGGACGCTTGGGTGGATCTCAAACGATAATTTCTGGACGGGATTTGTATCGGGTGTGGCTAGTCATGTGTCGGGCCATTTTGCTGGTCAATACATTGGCGGAAATGATGTAGGAAATTATTTCGCTCGCTCAGCTGTTGCGGTAACAACTTCTGCCTTGTTATCAGGGGCTACTGGCGGAGATGCCATGCAAGCTGCAATGACTGCCACGCTTGTGCATTTGTTTAACTATGAAGGGAAAGGTTGTGGTCAAATGTGCAGAAAAAGGCGTCACCCTAAAGAAGATAGGCTTGTTATTCTTACTGTAGAGGGAGATATTCCTGGCACTGCGATTTTCAACCTTCTATTTAAACCGGAAACTCCTTTGCCGACCGGAGGTGAATATGCAGTTGGTGTGCTGGAGTATGCCGAGGGGGGAGCAAAACCTTATGAAAAGCCTAATATCGAGTATGATTTTGGAGGTGGTGGTGCTAGGGGGTTAATTGCTTTCGATATTAAGTCGCCAGACTCAGCATTAACTACGAATTTCGTTTATGGATTGGGCTTCAGGCTTCACCATGATAGTAGTGGTGCTATTTCAGGGGTTGGGTTTGCAGTAGGTTTTTCTGGGAAATCTGGATTTTTTCCTAGTCAATATAATAAGTTAGAAATTAGTCATGGCGCTACGGTACTAGAGTGA